The Branchiostoma floridae strain S238N-H82 chromosome 8, Bfl_VNyyK, whole genome shotgun sequence genome has a segment encoding these proteins:
- the LOC118420759 gene encoding endothelial zinc finger protein induced by tumor necrosis factor alpha-like has translation MATSTAHIYKYLTLPDSLLQQLDQQRRDDFLCDITLKASGQEWRAHKCVLSAYSGYFKSVFAAYDATEVQLDPVTEKGFNALLDYMYTAKLVLTKETAQDILVAAGFLEIVNVLSDCSTYLSGPEEQPAANQPNSDGQKESTETGESVPPTQPQPVKRGRGRPKGSKGRPKQSAVLSDDDDDEVDLGKLVLQGDGPYTCDICQAQFTRRSKILAHRRRHAVERLFTCDICDEIFSKKGPYLSHRRTHNSNLTCRKCSAEFTDQKSLGEHIKEHTEDRFLCDECDRPFLSRSALIQHKRTHTGEKPFACKDCHKTFAQKTTLIRHCRSHTGEKPFVCDLCQKRFSEKGNMLTHRRIHTGEKPFKCETCETRFGKLSTLIQHRRQHTHKGEKPFVCGVCNASYTQKSHLVSHQKLKHMGQARFSCSVCSAQFDNKFHFTRHQRTHTGERPFQCDTCHSRFALKANLQRHQSLHSKEKQGRGRTSKRGDSGAASTEQPVQVQLQLPQGVSAASHIQALVSQSGETIPIRVTNISPDEHIQEVSSVSHSSHIQEIQGSGTTQTVQIVDLQANPENATQALLQLCSIDHDYPQ, from the exons GACATCACCCTGAAGGCCTCCGGACAGGAGTGGAGGGCGCACAAATGTGTGCTGTCTGCCTACTCGGGATACTTCAAATCTGTCTTTGCTGCTTATGATGCCACAGAG GTACAGCTGGACCCTGTTACAGAGAAAGGCTTCAATGCCCTTctggactacatgtatacagccaAGTTGGTGCTGACCAAGGAAACAGCCCAGGACATCTTGGTAGCAGCAGGATTTCTGGAGATTGTCAACGTGCTGTCTGACTGTTCAACCTACCTGAGTGGACCAGAGGAGCAGCCTGCAGCAAACCAGCCAAACTCTGatggacaaaaagaaagcacAGAAACAGGAG AATCCGTCCCCCCCACCCAGCCACAGCCAGTCAAGCGGGGTAGAGGCAGGCCGAAGGGCTCGAAGGGAAGACCCAAACAGTCTGCCGTATTGtctgatgatgacgatgatgaggTGGACCTGGGCAAGCTTGTTCTCCAGGGGGATGGACCGTACACCTGCGACATCTGCCAGGCCCAGTTCACACGCAGGTCCAAGATCCTGGCACACAGGAGGCGACATGCGGTGGAGAGGCTCTTCACATGTGACATCTGTGATGAGATCTTCTCAAAGAAAGGTCCTTACCTGAGCCACAGGAGGACACACAACAGTAATCTCACCTGTAGAAAGTGTAGTGCTGAGTTTACCGATCAAAAAAGCCTCGGAGAACACATAAAAGAGCATACAGAGGACAGGTTCCTTTGCGATGAGTGTGATAGACCCTTCCTGTCACGGAGCGCTCTCATTCAACACAAGCGGACacacaccggagagaaaccctttGCCTGCAAGGACTGTCACAAGACTTTTGCTCAGAAGACGACGCTGATTCGTCACTGCCGCAGCCACACAGGCGAGAAGCCGTTTGTCTGCGACCTCTGTCAGAAGAGGTTTTCCGAGAAGGGCAACATGCTGACTCATCGCAGGATacacacgggggagaaaccgTTCAAGTGCGAGACGTGCGAAACCAGGTTTGGAAAGCTGTCCACCCTGATTCAGCACCGGCGACAGCACACCCATAAAGGAGAGAAGCCATTTGTCTGTGGAGTCTGTAATGCCTCCTACACCCAGAAGAGCCACCTGGTGTCGCATCAGAAGCTGAAACACATGGGGCAGGCTCGCTTCTCCTGCTCCGTGTGCTCGGCACAGTTCGATAACAAGTTTCACTTCACGCGCCACCAGAGGACCCACACGGGCGAACGTCCCTTCCAGTGTGACACCTGTCATTCCAGATTTGCCCTCAAAGCTAACCTGCAGAGGCACCAATCCTTACACAGTAAAGAGAAGCAGGGGAGAGGTCGGACCTCAAAAAGGGGAGATTCAGGTGCAGCCAGTACCGAGCAGCCTGTTCAGGTGCAGTTACAGCTGCCACAGGGTGTATCAGCTGCAAGCCACATCCAGGCCCTGGTGTCGCAGAGTGGAGAGACTATTCCCATCAGAGTAACCAACATTTCACCAGATGAACATATCCAGGAGGTTTCCTCTGTCTCTCACTCTTCTCATATACAGGAGATCCAAGGTAGCGGCACAACTCAAACAGTTCAGATTGTAGATCTGCAAGCCAACCCTGAAAATGCAACCCAGGCACTACTTCAGCTGTGTAGCATTGATCATGACTACCCTCAGTAG